Proteins encoded together in one Salmo trutta chromosome 3, fSalTru1.1, whole genome shotgun sequence window:
- the LOC115177044 gene encoding uncharacterized protein LOC115177044: MDMWPRKVVVLLLYCYGCSAIGEGKPYFISRNFNTVLHWNKLDSPDEGALYSVHYQRLGEPYKPKIECQNIATLSCDLTAETPYIYQNSYYAEVFANSHSLGRTALFKPLRDTVLGPPNLSVTPTTSSLKVTVTLPLGPDNKTSIEEIFNSTSFSYCDPPTFYMLNITHPSWAAQVHRNTTGEFVLNHLINSNVEYCGYVVYIPTREMHRNASESHAFCVALPGDPWLLFPWLLLLGCLLLGSFLLLVVVCRHYVRKKSNMPDALKLTSNVPAPLWHPPEAITFSIAKSYHYPMGFSYGDLKTGTLQMGPKFTSRESGSYSPQDEPSFIAQPRHCDTYMGQQGPPPEHSNNSTRSSTNYSMVVVQVANEGVDEECHRHPDSEDNINSPWSSESSDHKPNLVQGDPVLFSRGAPPEPNRCDGDRDSTGHPLVLPTLQHVDGLLQLSTLLLQPETQSAMASMSLPTDAEGQPLLWDLDSTGQGASLLSDLVTTGETEWLDPGTGREEERTIYTPISPMCFNNSNDSPSHSIPPINLADCETSSMTFLSGYKQHWVPLAPLGLTAEDDFGISSYAPQQAWIDQEEEAEEGDEGISEFFLGGWVVQIL, from the exons ATGGATATGTGGCCTAGGAAGGTCGTGGTGCTTCTCCTGTACTGCTATG GTTGTTCAGCCATTGGTGAAGGGAAGCCATACTTCATCTCTAGGAATTTCAACACTGTGCTCCACTGGAACAAGCTCGACAGTCCAGATGAAGGGGCCCTTTACAGTGTCCATTACCAAAG ACTCGGAGAGCCATACAAGCCGAAGATTGAGTGCCAGAACATCGCCACTCTTTCTTGTGACCTCACTGCAGAGACACCATACATCTATCAAAATTCCTACTATGCTGAGGTTTTCGCCAACAGTCACTCACTAGGCCGTACAGCACTGTTTAAACCTCTGAGAGACA CTGTCCTTGGGCCACCCAATTTGTCTGTGACCCCCACAACATCATCATTAAAAGTGACTGTCACCCTACCGTTGGGACCGGATAATAAGACCTCCATTGAGGAGATTTTCAACAGTACCAGCTTTTCCTACTGTGACCCTCCAACCTTCTATATGCTCAACATCACTCATCCTAGCTGGGCAGCACAG GTCCATAGAAACACAACTGGAGAGTTTGTCCTCAACCATCTAATAAACAGCAACGTAGAGTACTGTGGCTATGTGGTGTACATCCCGACTAGAGAAATGCACCGAAATGCCAGTGAGAGCCATGCATTCTGTGTGGCATTACCAG GTGACCCCTGGCTGCTGTTTCCCTGGCTCCTCCTCTTAGGGTGTCTGCTACTTGGTTCCTTCCTGCTACTGGTGGTGGTGTGTCGTCACTATGTGAGAAAGAAGAGTAACATGCCAGACGCCTTG AAACTGACAAGTAACGTCCCAGCTCCATTGTGGCACCCTCCAGAAGCCATCACCTTCTCCATTGCCAAGTCGTATCATTACCCTATGGGGTTCTCCTACGGTGACCTGAAGACTGGAACACTCCAGATGGGGCCAAAGTTCACCAGCAGAGAGTCTGGGTCCTATTCCCCCCAGGACGAACCCTCCTTCATTGCCCAGCCCAGGCACTGTGACACCTACATGGGCCAGCAGGGTCCACCCCCAGAGCACTCCAACAACAGCACGCGGTCCTCCACCAACTATAGCATGGTCGTAGTGCAGGTGGCCAATGAAGGTGTGGATGAAGAATGCCATCGCCATCCAGACAGTGAAGACAACATCAACTCTccatggtcatctgaatcaagtGACCACAAACCCAATTTGGTTCAAGGTGACCCAGTTTTGTTTTCGCGTGGAGCACCACCTGAGCCGAACCGGTGTGATGGAGACAGGGACTCAACAGGGCACCCCCTGGTACTGCCCACATTGCAGCATGTTGATGGCCTACTGCAGTTGTCCACTTTGCTGCTCCAGCCAGAGACACAGAGTGCCATGGCCAGCATGTCACTGCCTACCGACGCTGAGGGGCAGCCCCTTTTGTGGGACCTAGACAGCACTGGGCAAGGGGCATCACTATTGTCTGATCTGGTCACCACCGGGGAGACAGAGTGGTTGGACCCTggtacagggagagaggaggagagaacaaTATACACCCCAATCTCTCCAATGTGTTTCAATAACTCCAATGACTCACCATCTCACTCCATACCTCCCATCAACCTTGCAGACTGCGAGACCTCATCAATGACATTCTTGTCTGGTTACAAACAACACTGGGTACCCCTTGCCCCTCTAGGGCTAACAGCAGAGGATGACTTTGGGATTTCCTCATATGCTCCACAACAGGCGTGGATTGATCAGGAGGAAGAAGCGGAAGAAGGAGATGAAGGAATCAGTGAATTCTTTCTGGGAGGTTGGGTAGTACAAATTCTTTAG